A stretch of the Bacillus licheniformis DSM 13 = ATCC 14580 genome encodes the following:
- a CDS encoding ABC transporter ATP-binding protein: protein MNVVIEAKGLMKSYGAKTVVNHVDLQVEKGEIYGFLGRNGAGKSTFMNMITGIIQPTAGSFLLLNEASIESVKHRIGVLPDYLTLYDSMTAVGHLKYFAKLNGRTVSTERCEEVLERVGFTEHTEKKAGAYSFGMKKKLGIAQAIIHDPELIFLDEPTSGVDAESALHIQKLIMDLQKEGKTVFMTSHNLHEIEKICTRIAIMKNGRILMEGTLDELRRHFMSNISVHIRHSNIPEQHFGLIDRFLESAGENVQFKHHEISIIVNSEEKIPAIVRVLTNCKVGIYRIHVDEPSLEDIFIDSSEERVVS, encoded by the coding sequence ATGAATGTGGTGATCGAGGCAAAAGGGCTGATGAAAAGCTACGGCGCCAAAACCGTCGTCAACCATGTCGACCTTCAAGTTGAAAAAGGAGAGATTTACGGATTCCTCGGCCGCAACGGTGCGGGGAAATCTACGTTTATGAATATGATCACAGGCATTATCCAGCCGACAGCCGGCAGTTTTCTGCTGTTAAATGAAGCTTCGATTGAAAGCGTCAAGCACCGCATCGGCGTTTTACCCGATTATTTGACCCTCTATGATTCAATGACAGCGGTCGGGCATTTGAAGTATTTTGCAAAGCTGAACGGACGGACCGTATCGACTGAGCGTTGCGAAGAAGTCTTAGAGAGGGTAGGGTTCACTGAGCATACTGAAAAAAAAGCGGGCGCGTATTCATTCGGTATGAAAAAAAAGCTCGGCATCGCCCAAGCGATCATCCATGATCCCGAGCTCATCTTTTTGGATGAACCGACATCAGGTGTTGATGCCGAATCGGCACTCCACATTCAAAAGCTGATTATGGATTTGCAAAAAGAAGGTAAGACGGTATTTATGACGTCACACAACCTGCATGAAATCGAGAAAATCTGTACACGAATCGCGATCATGAAAAACGGCCGCATTTTAATGGAAGGCACGCTCGATGAGTTAAGAAGGCATTTCATGTCGAACATAAGCGTTCACATCCGCCATTCGAATATTCCCGAGCAGCATTTCGGCCTGATCGACCGATTTCTTGAGTCAGCTGGTGAAAACGTTCAATTTAAGCACCATGAGATTTCGATCATCGTCAATTCAGAAGAAAAAATTCCTGCCATCGTCAGAGTATTAACGAACTGCAAGGTGGGAATCTACAGAATCCACGTCGATGAACCGTCGCTTGAAGACATCTTTATCGACAGCTCGGAGGAACGCGTTGTGTCTTGA
- a CDS encoding ABC transporter permease subunit, giving the protein MRAVCLNEFISLFKSIKSIIVIIIMFWVSYKTAGLIEQAPADVVRELDLGSDAGAIGTAVIVFALGFLFIAGLSHDMINREVHTRTVRFLVTKTSRIKIILGKFLGVWLFWFFCMLVSYALVMIASKEFLWLSYADSMAFLTAAISLNLLFSIVISRPAVSMFFGIVFALVFPAVSLWAVYSENGMITWFKYITPYYYSVLGGSFIFINFVYAAIVLCGAIVLFKRRDL; this is encoded by the coding sequence ATGCGGGCAGTGTGTCTGAACGAATTTATCAGTCTTTTTAAAAGCATCAAGTCGATTATTGTCATTATTATTATGTTTTGGGTGAGCTATAAGACTGCGGGATTGATTGAACAGGCGCCTGCGGATGTCGTGCGGGAATTGGATTTAGGAAGCGATGCAGGCGCGATCGGAACGGCCGTTATCGTGTTTGCTCTCGGTTTCCTGTTTATCGCGGGGCTTTCCCATGACATGATCAACCGCGAAGTCCATACCCGGACGGTCAGATTTCTCGTGACGAAAACGTCGCGGATCAAGATCATTCTGGGAAAGTTTCTTGGCGTCTGGCTGTTTTGGTTTTTCTGCATGCTCGTTTCTTATGCCTTGGTGATGATCGCCTCAAAAGAGTTTTTATGGCTGAGTTATGCAGACAGCATGGCTTTTCTTACAGCTGCGATCTCTTTGAACCTTTTATTTTCGATCGTGATTTCAAGGCCCGCCGTGTCAATGTTTTTCGGAATCGTGTTTGCTCTCGTTTTTCCAGCGGTCAGTTTATGGGCTGTTTATTCAGAGAACGGCATGATCACCTGGTTTAAATATATAACGCCGTACTATTACTCCGTACTGGGCGGTTCTTTTATTTTCATCAACTTTGTCTACGCCGCCATCGTTCTTTGCGGTGCGATCGTTTTGTTTAAAAGGAGAGATTTATAA
- a CDS encoding LutC/YkgG family protein: MTNGTIHNKDGFLNRIAERLGRNRRSAGVTVPDYIHQPQHRVYQGYTQDELVGVLKDHCRKIHTELIETDVIGLHDALYEQAARFGGGPVMIPKDDRFKEYGLSGLLTDKWPNEGTKVWEWDAAAGDENIQRAEQANIGVTFSEITLAESGTVVLFSSKDKGRSVSLLPTTYIAIVPKSTIVPRMTQASAIIKQKIADGDVIPSCINYVTGPSNSADIEMDLVVGVHGPVKAAYIVVEDR; encoded by the coding sequence ATGACAAACGGAACAATCCACAACAAAGACGGCTTTTTAAACCGGATTGCTGAAAGGCTCGGCCGCAACAGGCGTTCTGCAGGCGTCACCGTTCCCGATTATATCCACCAGCCGCAGCACAGGGTATATCAAGGCTATACACAGGATGAGCTTGTCGGCGTCTTAAAGGACCACTGCCGGAAAATTCACACGGAGCTGATTGAAACAGATGTCATCGGCTTGCATGATGCCTTGTATGAACAAGCAGCGCGATTTGGAGGCGGGCCTGTCATGATCCCGAAAGATGACCGTTTTAAAGAGTACGGACTGTCAGGCCTGTTAACGGACAAGTGGCCGAATGAAGGGACGAAAGTGTGGGAATGGGATGCAGCGGCCGGAGATGAGAACATCCAGCGAGCCGAACAGGCTAACATCGGCGTGACATTCAGCGAGATCACGCTTGCTGAATCCGGAACGGTCGTCCTCTTCAGCTCAAAAGACAAAGGACGTTCCGTCAGCTTGCTGCCGACGACATATATCGCGATCGTCCCGAAAAGCACCATCGTCCCGCGGATGACACAAGCAAGCGCAATCATCAAACAAAAGATTGCAGACGGCGACGTCATCCCGTCCTGCATCAACTATGTCACTGGACCGAGCAATTCAGCCGATATCGAAATGGACCTTGTAGTCGGCGTCCACGGCCCCGTAAAGGCGGCATATATAGTCGTGGAGGACCGGTAA
- a CDS encoding LutB/LldF family L-lactate oxidation iron-sulfur protein: protein MAMKIGTQKFKERVSDGLDNEFMRGAVSSAQERLRARRLEAAKELGNWEEWRSLAEEIRQHVLENLDYYLEQLAENVAKKGGHVFFAQTAEEATGYIRDVVKKKNGKKIVKSKSMVTEEINMNEALESDGCEVVETDLGEYILQIDDHDPPSHIVAPALHKNKEQIRDVFKERIGYRNTEKPEELVMHARAVLRKKFLEADIGITGCNFAIADTGSVSLVTNEGNGRLVTTIPKTQITVMGMERIVPSFDEFEVLVGMLTRSAVGQRLTSYITALTGPRLPGEADGPEEFHLVIVDNGRSNILGTEFQSVLQCIRCAACINVCPVYRHVGGHSYGSIYSGPIGAVLSPLLGGYDDYKELPYASSLCAACSEACPVKIPLHELLLKHRQRIVEKEGRAPISEKLAMKAFGLGTSAPSLYKMGSKWAPAAMKPFKEDGKITKGPGPLKQWTQIRDFPAPNKSRFRDWFEDRRKEKGEDK from the coding sequence ATGGCAATGAAGATCGGAACGCAGAAATTTAAAGAGCGCGTGTCAGACGGGCTCGACAACGAGTTTATGAGGGGGGCCGTTTCAAGCGCGCAGGAGCGCTTGAGAGCGCGCCGTCTTGAGGCGGCAAAAGAGCTCGGGAACTGGGAAGAATGGCGGTCTCTGGCCGAAGAAATCAGGCAGCACGTGCTGGAAAATCTGGATTACTATCTAGAACAGCTTGCCGAAAATGTCGCCAAAAAAGGCGGGCACGTTTTCTTTGCGCAGACGGCTGAAGAAGCGACAGGCTACATCCGCGATGTCGTGAAAAAGAAAAACGGCAAAAAAATCGTCAAATCAAAATCAATGGTGACCGAAGAAATCAACATGAACGAGGCACTTGAAAGCGACGGCTGCGAAGTGGTCGAAACCGATTTGGGCGAATACATCCTCCAAATCGATGATCATGATCCGCCGTCACATATCGTCGCACCTGCTTTGCATAAAAACAAAGAGCAAATCCGCGACGTCTTCAAAGAGCGGATCGGCTACCGCAACACCGAAAAGCCGGAAGAGCTTGTCATGCACGCGCGCGCCGTGCTTAGAAAGAAATTTCTCGAAGCTGATATCGGCATTACGGGCTGCAATTTTGCAATTGCCGATACGGGATCTGTCAGCCTTGTCACAAACGAGGGAAACGGACGTCTCGTCACGACTATTCCGAAGACGCAGATTACCGTGATGGGGATGGAGCGGATCGTCCCATCATTCGACGAGTTTGAAGTTCTCGTCGGCATGCTCACAAGAAGCGCGGTCGGACAGCGGCTGACGAGCTATATCACGGCGCTGACAGGGCCGAGGCTGCCCGGTGAAGCGGACGGCCCGGAGGAGTTTCACCTCGTCATCGTTGACAACGGGCGTTCCAACATTCTCGGAACGGAGTTTCAGTCCGTCCTTCAATGCATCCGCTGTGCGGCCTGCATCAATGTCTGCCCCGTTTACCGTCATGTCGGCGGGCATTCTTACGGTTCGATCTATTCAGGTCCGATCGGGGCTGTATTGTCGCCGCTGCTCGGCGGATATGACGATTATAAAGAACTGCCGTACGCATCTTCGTTATGTGCGGCTTGCTCTGAAGCATGTCCGGTGAAAATCCCGCTTCATGAGCTGCTTCTAAAGCACAGGCAGCGCATCGTTGAAAAAGAAGGGCGCGCGCCGATATCCGAAAAGCTGGCGATGAAAGCGTTCGGCTTGGGAACTTCTGCGCCATCCCTTTACAAAATGGGCTCCAAATGGGCGCCGGCAGCCATGAAGCCGTTTAAAGAAGACGGCAAGATTACGAAGGGACCGGGTCCGTTAAAACAGTGGACCCAGATACGCGACTTCCCCGCGCCGAACAAGTCAAGGTTCCGCGACTGGTTTGAGGACAGACGGAAAGAGAAGGGGGAAGACAAATGA
- a CDS encoding (Fe-S)-binding protein, producing the protein MKVSLFITCLVDMFQSNVGKATVELLERLGCEVDFPEGQICCGQPAYNSGYVKDSKKAMRRMIETFESAEYVVSPSGSCAFMFKEYPHLFRDEPAWAEKAQRLADKTYELTDFIVNVLKIEDVGATLEKKATYHTSCHMTRLLGVTDAPMKLLRHVKGLEFTPLPRKHDCCGFGGTFSVKMSQISEQMVDEKVACVEETAADVLIGADCGCLMNIGGRIGRKNKPIEVMHIAEVLNSR; encoded by the coding sequence ATGAAAGTATCACTGTTTATCACGTGTTTGGTTGACATGTTTCAGTCAAATGTCGGAAAAGCGACTGTTGAACTGCTGGAGCGGCTCGGATGTGAAGTGGATTTTCCCGAAGGGCAGATCTGCTGCGGCCAGCCTGCGTACAACAGCGGCTATGTCAAAGATTCCAAAAAAGCGATGAGACGGATGATTGAGACGTTTGAATCAGCTGAATACGTCGTCAGCCCTTCAGGATCGTGCGCTTTTATGTTCAAAGAGTACCCGCACCTTTTCCGGGATGAACCGGCCTGGGCGGAAAAAGCGCAGCGGCTGGCTGACAAAACGTATGAGCTGACCGATTTTATCGTCAACGTATTGAAGATTGAGGACGTCGGGGCGACACTCGAGAAAAAGGCGACTTATCATACGTCATGCCATATGACAAGGCTTTTGGGAGTCACGGACGCGCCGATGAAGCTGCTTCGGCATGTGAAGGGACTGGAGTTCACGCCGCTGCCGCGCAAACACGACTGCTGCGGATTCGGGGGCACTTTCTCGGTGAAGATGTCGCAAATATCCGAACAGATGGTCGATGAGAAAGTGGCGTGTGTCGAAGAAACAGCCGCCGACGTGTTAATCGGGGCGGACTGCGGCTGCTTGATGAATATCGGCGGGCGGATCGGGAGAAAGAACAAGCCGATTGAAGTCATGCATATCGCAGAAGTGCTGAACAGCAGATAA
- a CDS encoding FadR/GntR family transcriptional regulator, with protein sequence MKYKQIKTKKIYEEVAEALLESIKSGELEPGDKLDSVQALADSFQVSRSAVREALSALKAMGMVEMKQGEGTYVKRFEPEQISIPLSAALLMKKKDVAELLEVRKILEIGAVSSAAQKRTEDDLGRMQEALEDMKLADGNGELGEKADLAFHLALAGASQNDLLKGLMNHVSSLLIETMRETRKIWLFSKNTTVKRLYEEHEAIYQAVKEKDGQKAEQAMHNHLTNVENVLASYFEETKQADEPAI encoded by the coding sequence TTGAAATACAAACAAATCAAGACGAAAAAAATATATGAAGAAGTCGCGGAAGCGCTTCTTGAATCGATTAAAAGCGGAGAGCTTGAGCCCGGCGACAAGCTTGACTCCGTCCAAGCGCTCGCCGACAGCTTTCAGGTCAGCCGTTCGGCCGTAAGGGAAGCGCTGTCCGCGTTAAAAGCGATGGGGATGGTCGAAATGAAGCAGGGGGAAGGGACGTATGTGAAAAGGTTTGAGCCTGAGCAAATTTCCATCCCCCTTTCGGCTGCACTTTTGATGAAAAAGAAAGATGTCGCTGAACTGCTCGAAGTCCGTAAAATACTTGAAATCGGGGCAGTTTCCAGTGCGGCTCAAAAACGCACGGAGGATGATCTCGGACGCATGCAGGAAGCACTTGAGGATATGAAGCTGGCGGACGGGAACGGCGAACTTGGCGAAAAAGCCGACCTCGCGTTTCACCTTGCGCTTGCCGGCGCTTCGCAGAACGATCTGCTGAAAGGCTTGATGAATCATGTGTCATCTCTCTTAATTGAGACGATGAGGGAGACGCGCAAAATTTGGCTGTTCTCGAAGAATACAACTGTTAAGCGCCTTTATGAGGAACACGAAGCCATCTATCAGGCTGTGAAGGAAAAAGACGGCCAAAAAGCGGAGCAAGCGATGCACAATCATCTGACAAATGTGGAAAATGTGCTGGCCTCATATTTTGAAGAAACGAAACAAGCCGACGAGCCGGCTATTTAA
- the lutP gene encoding L-lactate permease LutP translates to MGWTQDYTPLGNSLLLSSLAALIPILYFFWALAIKRMKGHTAGLTTLLIALVLAVFVYGMPAQQAVMSASQGAVYGLLPIGWIIVTSVFLYKLTVKTGQFEIIRSSVLSITDDRRLQALLIAFSFGAFLEGAAGFGAPVAISAALLVGLGFNPLYAAGICLIANTAPVAFGAIGIPIIAVEGPTGIPAMDISKMVGRQLPFLSVFIPFYLIIIMSGFKRALEVLPAILVSGVSFAVTQYVSSNFLGPELPDILSAIVSLIALAVFLKFWKPKTTFRFSQEKEMAAAAEAQQLEHQKASYSAGQIFKAWTPFLLLTAMVSIWGIPSVKQALTGHYEGSNPLLLFINDIGGRLTFAPGVPFLHNQILDGSGKPLEALYKLDLAGSAGTAILIAAVLTKFVTGMPWKEWGAVFTDSLKELGKPILTIASVVGFAYVTNSSGMSTTLGMSLAMTGSMFAFFSPVLGWLGVFITGSDTSANLLFGSLQKMTAQSVGMEPVLSVAANSSGGVTGKMISPQSIAVACAAVGLAGKESDLLRFTLKHSLFLLFLVCMITFLQHHLFSWMIP, encoded by the coding sequence ATGGGATGGACGCAAGATTATACTCCGCTGGGGAACAGTTTGCTGCTCTCTTCGCTTGCAGCGCTTATACCGATTTTGTATTTTTTCTGGGCTCTGGCAATCAAAAGAATGAAAGGGCATACAGCAGGCTTGACGACTTTGCTGATCGCACTCGTGCTGGCCGTTTTCGTATACGGCATGCCCGCTCAGCAGGCTGTGATGTCGGCTTCGCAAGGCGCGGTTTACGGGCTGCTGCCGATCGGCTGGATTATCGTGACTTCAGTTTTTTTGTACAAGCTTACGGTGAAAACCGGCCAATTTGAAATCATCAGGAGTTCGGTATTGTCGATCACAGATGACCGCCGTTTGCAAGCACTTTTGATAGCGTTTTCATTCGGGGCATTTTTGGAAGGTGCGGCAGGCTTCGGCGCCCCTGTCGCGATATCGGCTGCATTGCTTGTCGGCCTCGGCTTTAATCCGTTGTATGCGGCGGGCATATGCCTGATCGCCAACACGGCGCCTGTCGCTTTCGGAGCGATCGGCATCCCGATTATCGCGGTTGAAGGGCCGACTGGGATTCCTGCGATGGACATTTCAAAAATGGTCGGACGCCAGCTGCCGTTTTTATCTGTATTTATTCCGTTTTATTTGATCATCATCATGAGCGGTTTCAAAAGGGCTTTGGAAGTGCTGCCGGCCATTCTCGTGTCGGGCGTCTCTTTTGCCGTTACACAGTATGTAAGCTCAAACTTCCTGGGGCCTGAGCTCCCGGATATTTTGTCAGCTATCGTATCGCTTATCGCTCTCGCTGTATTCTTAAAATTTTGGAAACCGAAAACGACATTCAGATTCTCACAAGAAAAGGAAATGGCCGCTGCAGCGGAGGCGCAGCAGCTTGAACATCAAAAGGCCTCATACTCGGCGGGGCAGATTTTCAAGGCATGGACACCGTTTTTGCTGCTCACGGCAATGGTCTCCATCTGGGGAATTCCATCTGTCAAACAGGCCTTGACGGGCCATTATGAAGGTTCAAATCCATTGCTGCTGTTCATAAATGATATCGGCGGCAGGCTGACGTTTGCACCCGGCGTGCCTTTTTTGCACAATCAAATTCTCGATGGTTCCGGAAAACCGCTTGAGGCTCTTTACAAACTTGATCTCGCTGGATCGGCAGGTACGGCGATCCTGATTGCCGCCGTACTGACAAAGTTTGTCACAGGCATGCCTTGGAAAGAATGGGGCGCCGTATTTACAGATTCGCTGAAGGAACTCGGCAAGCCGATATTAACGATCGCTTCCGTCGTCGGTTTTGCCTATGTCACCAATTCTTCGGGCATGAGCACAACACTGGGCATGTCCCTTGCGATGACCGGTTCAATGTTCGCATTCTTTTCTCCCGTTCTCGGCTGGCTCGGTGTGTTTATAACCGGTTCAGATACGTCGGCCAATTTGCTGTTCGGAAGCCTGCAAAAAATGACGGCACAGTCAGTCGGAATGGAGCCGGTGCTGTCTGTGGCGGCCAACTCTTCAGGCGGCGTCACAGGAAAAATGATCTCTCCGCAGTCGATTGCGGTCGCCTGCGCAGCCGTCGGACTGGCAGGAAAGGAATCCGACTTGCTTCGCTTTACACTGAAACACAGTCTGTTTCTTCTTTTCCTCGTTTGCATGATCACTTTCCTGCAGCATCATCTGTTTTCGTGGATGATCCCGTAA
- the rpoN gene encoding RNA polymerase factor sigma-54: MMNLHVQQQQTAKLHLTQGLAQAIHMLQYSSAELNSRIDELSLENPLIERKDSDIPRSFYHKTNRHLQNEGISRSETAHSREDVKSALKRQALDLQLSSREKRVFSYLVESLDPNGYVTEDIAFIASELAVTREEAEEVLGKLQTLDPAGIGARSLQECILIQLKRLPKETAKAEKVISSYFDLFAKKGWKELSERAGLSLSELQDIQDLVAELSPRPGLIYGTDDGEVYVEPDLIISAEDGKLVLELSSRSFPDIQLNAFYEPFLERQSKDEATAYISDKFKQWKWLDNALRQRRETMRRVMAEIMVRQKDYFLKGKDELKPLTLKEIADALGVHESTVSRAVKGKIVQTPFELCELKRFFSAKVKDAADGHASSHTVKAHLRRLIDEEDKMKPLSDQKLADLLNEKHGVVISRRTVAKYRDQLNILPSSVRKRYQ, translated from the coding sequence ATGATGAACTTGCATGTACAGCAGCAGCAAACGGCAAAACTTCACTTGACGCAAGGGCTTGCCCAAGCCATTCATATGCTTCAGTATTCGTCGGCCGAGCTGAACAGCCGGATTGATGAACTCTCATTGGAAAACCCCCTGATCGAACGAAAAGACTCCGATATTCCCCGATCATTTTACCATAAAACGAATCGTCATTTGCAAAATGAAGGAATAAGCCGCTCTGAGACGGCCCATTCCCGTGAAGATGTTAAAAGCGCTTTGAAACGGCAGGCGCTCGATCTCCAGCTGTCAAGCCGCGAAAAGCGGGTTTTCAGCTATTTGGTCGAATCACTTGATCCAAACGGATATGTGACAGAAGACATCGCCTTTATCGCTTCCGAGCTGGCTGTCACCAGAGAAGAAGCTGAAGAAGTCTTGGGCAAGCTGCAGACTCTTGATCCGGCAGGCATCGGGGCGCGGTCGCTACAGGAATGCATCCTGATCCAATTAAAGCGTCTGCCCAAGGAGACGGCAAAAGCGGAAAAAGTCATTTCCTCATACTTTGACCTGTTTGCCAAAAAGGGATGGAAAGAGCTGTCAGAGAGAGCGGGGCTTTCGCTTTCAGAGCTTCAGGACATTCAAGACCTTGTCGCAGAACTGTCGCCGCGTCCCGGATTGATATATGGCACAGATGATGGCGAAGTCTATGTCGAGCCTGATTTAATCATTTCAGCAGAGGATGGAAAATTGGTGCTTGAGCTCAGCAGCCGTTCTTTTCCCGACATCCAGCTTAACGCGTTTTACGAGCCGTTTTTAGAGCGTCAGTCAAAAGACGAGGCGACCGCTTATATCTCTGATAAGTTCAAGCAGTGGAAATGGCTCGACAATGCCCTCAGGCAAAGACGGGAAACGATGCGGAGGGTGATGGCGGAAATCATGGTGCGGCAAAAAGATTATTTTTTAAAAGGGAAAGACGAACTGAAGCCGCTCACATTAAAAGAGATCGCTGATGCCCTCGGCGTTCACGAATCAACGGTAAGCCGCGCAGTCAAAGGGAAAATCGTGCAGACGCCTTTTGAGCTTTGCGAGCTTAAACGGTTTTTTTCGGCGAAGGTAAAGGACGCCGCTGACGGGCATGCGTCAAGTCACACAGTCAAAGCGCATCTGCGCCGGCTGATCGATGAAGAAGATAAAATGAAACCGCTTTCAGATCAGAAACTGGCCGACCTTTTAAACGAAAAGCACGGCGTTGTCATATCGAGGCGGACCGTCGCCAAATACCGTGATCAGCTCAATATACTGCCTTCGTCTGTAAGAAAGAGATATCAATAA
- the yvfG gene encoding protein YvfG yields the protein MTELFSVPYFIENFKTHIEMHPNEDKIHAMNSYYRSVVSTLVQDQLTKNAVVLKRIQHLDEAYNKVKREEA from the coding sequence TTGACAGAGCTTTTCTCCGTGCCCTATTTCATAGAAAATTTTAAAACCCATATTGAAATGCATCCAAATGAGGATAAAATCCACGCGATGAACAGCTACTACCGTTCAGTCGTTTCAACGCTTGTGCAAGACCAGCTGACAAAAAACGCCGTCGTTTTAAAACGGATTCAGCATTTGGATGAAGCCTACAACAAAGTAAAGCGTGAAGAAGCATAG
- a CDS encoding polysaccharide pyruvyl transferase family protein, producing the protein MAITYSMDSLKHKLAEILDVIPRHSSVVYLDYPLYGNVGDLLIMKGTEAFFEAYGIKVRERWNAENFIPGRRIPKDAIIVCQGGGNFGDLYPHFQQFRERVVEHYPDNRIVILPQSIYYEHEENIIKTRGILAAHPDLHLFTREKASFDFAVKRFEEVKNIKMMPDMAHQLWPIAAPAEKPSESVLRLIRTDKEANSSLQKAGEPDTYDWNVILSEGDKRGIKRLQTINVLNKKAGNPLPIASYWKRFSDSLVDKSIRFFSRYESVVTSRLHGHILSCLLGKENVVIDNSYGKNANYYNTWMKDIPNTKLIQNHQTEAEKPPVHV; encoded by the coding sequence ATGGCGATTACATATTCCATGGACAGCTTAAAGCATAAGCTGGCAGAAATTTTGGATGTCATTCCAAGGCATTCATCAGTCGTTTACTTGGACTACCCGCTATACGGAAACGTCGGGGATCTATTGATCATGAAAGGAACGGAAGCTTTTTTTGAAGCATACGGCATCAAGGTGCGCGAAAGATGGAATGCGGAGAATTTCATTCCGGGCCGCCGCATTCCAAAGGACGCCATCATTGTTTGTCAGGGGGGCGGCAATTTCGGCGACTTGTACCCTCACTTCCAGCAGTTCAGAGAACGGGTGGTCGAACATTACCCGGACAACCGGATCGTCATTCTGCCGCAGTCGATTTATTATGAGCATGAAGAAAATATAATAAAAACGCGCGGCATTTTGGCGGCTCACCCGGATCTGCACTTATTCACGCGGGAAAAGGCATCATTCGATTTTGCCGTCAAGCGTTTCGAAGAGGTGAAAAACATCAAAATGATGCCCGATATGGCTCACCAGCTCTGGCCGATCGCGGCACCTGCCGAAAAGCCGTCCGAGTCCGTTCTGCGGTTGATCAGGACCGACAAAGAAGCCAACAGCAGCCTGCAGAAAGCAGGGGAGCCGGACACGTACGATTGGAACGTCATCTTATCAGAAGGCGACAAACGCGGAATCAAACGCCTGCAGACGATCAATGTCCTCAACAAAAAAGCGGGCAATCCGCTGCCGATCGCTTCTTATTGGAAACGCTTTTCGGACAGCCTCGTCGACAAATCAATCCGTTTCTTCAGCCGCTATGAATCAGTCGTTACTTCAAGGCTGCACGGCCACATCTTATCGTGCCTGCTCGGAAAAGAAAACGTAGTGATTGACAACTCCTACGGAAAAAACGCGAATTACTACAATACATGGATGAAAGACATCCCGAATACGAAACTGATTCAAAACCATCAGACAGAAGCAGAAAAACCGCCTGTTCACGTATGA
- a CDS encoding DegT/DnrJ/EryC1/StrS family aminotransferase translates to MSQNKRIYLSPPHMSGDEERYVAEAFRTNWIAPLGPLVDTFEEKLAAYAGTSGAAAVSSGTAAIHLALKLLGVGKGDTVFCSSFTFVASANPIIYEQAEPVFIDSERDTWNMSPEALERALDEAERARNLPKAVIVVNLYGQSAKMDEIMAICDRFAVPVIEDAAESLGSVYKGRKSGTFGRFGIYSFNGNKIITTSGGGMLVSDDEDALKKARFLATQAREPAIHYQHEKAGYNYRMSNVLAGIGIAQLAVLDDRVHARRAVFERYKEALSGIEGIEFMPEAGMSNRWLTTLTLDTAKIQTTPADIIEQLANENIEARPLWKPLHRQPLFKGAAFYPHDDQGSVCCDLFQRGLCLPSGSSMTRKEQDRVIQIVADRIKYK, encoded by the coding sequence ATGAGTCAGAATAAGCGAATTTATTTATCACCGCCGCACATGAGCGGAGACGAGGAGCGCTATGTAGCCGAAGCGTTTCGGACAAACTGGATCGCGCCCCTCGGTCCCCTTGTCGACACATTTGAAGAAAAGCTTGCCGCCTATGCGGGGACGTCCGGAGCCGCGGCAGTCAGCTCAGGAACAGCTGCGATCCACCTGGCCTTGAAATTGCTCGGCGTCGGCAAAGGCGATACGGTCTTCTGCTCTTCTTTTACGTTTGTAGCGAGCGCCAATCCGATCATATATGAGCAGGCTGAACCGGTTTTCATTGATTCTGAACGGGATACATGGAACATGTCGCCCGAGGCGCTTGAACGGGCGCTTGACGAAGCGGAGCGGGCCAGGAATCTCCCGAAAGCCGTCATCGTCGTCAACTTGTACGGCCAAAGCGCGAAAATGGACGAGATTATGGCCATTTGCGATCGATTTGCCGTGCCTGTCATTGAAGATGCAGCCGAATCGCTCGGTTCTGTTTATAAAGGCAGAAAAAGCGGGACCTTCGGACGCTTCGGCATTTATTCGTTCAACGGTAACAAAATCATCACCACATCGGGCGGAGGAATGCTGGTCAGCGATGATGAAGACGCGTTGAAGAAGGCGCGCTTTTTAGCCACTCAGGCGCGCGAGCCAGCCATTCATTATCAGCACGAAAAAGCGGGCTACAATTACCGGATGAGCAATGTTCTGGCCGGAATCGGCATCGCACAGCTCGCCGTTCTGGATGACCGGGTACATGCCAGACGGGCGGTTTTCGAGCGCTATAAGGAGGCGCTTTCCGGTATCGAAGGTATAGAATTCATGCCTGAGGCCGGCATGTCAAACCGCTGGCTCACGACATTAACGTTAGACACAGCAAAGATTCAAACAACACCGGCGGACATCATCGAACAGCTCGCAAATGAAAACATTGAGGCCCGCCCGTTATGGAAGCCTTTGCACAGACAGCCCCTTTTTAAAGGCGCGGCCTTTTATCCGCACGATGACCAGGGCTCTGTCTGCTGCGACTTATTTCAGCGCGGGCTCTGCCTGCCGTCAGGATCAAGTATGACGCGAAAAGAGCAGGACCGGGTAATTCAAATCGTTGCCGACCGGATTAAATATAAATGA